One window of the Rhipicephalus sanguineus isolate Rsan-2018 chromosome 4, BIME_Rsan_1.4, whole genome shotgun sequence genome contains the following:
- the LOC119389925 gene encoding LOW QUALITY PROTEIN: WD repeat-containing protein WRAP73-like (The sequence of the model RefSeq protein was modified relative to this genomic sequence to represent the inferred CDS: deleted 1 base in 1 codon), whose translation MSFSRVVKESSALSSFSPNGKHLAVPYTTKVTIYNAITFQEIATISNVDVVDAIEWSPDSKLLLCVLLKPKIVQVWHPEDTTWKCRISEGSLGLISACWSPDSQHILTTADFQIRTTVWSLVEKSVLYLKQAKLPLSLRSFSQSGEHLAVVERRDAKDFVSIINCKTWTLERNFTVASEDIADLLWAPNADTFCIWESARTGFQLYVYNAAGVQLASFGLNEEIIGIKSLSWSHCGQVVLLESFDDKLMLLETVAWGKLFDYVLPEVLTDNSMIIYKEVKTKQTIKRGPKPIESYYEVVPIRPVSPGYLISVSDSVDMLSQQTAAKLSASQNYLARISATFPNVVFILDIRKLVLTAVLVHLTPVTCIAWDYQSDKLAICTNAKHLCMWTPSNALTLEVPCKGPFHIKSCQWNPGRKSLIVHGQDAVVLCSLSHLD comes from the exons ATGAGCTTCTCTCGGGTCGTGAAGGAGTCCTCAGCGCTTAGCTCATTCTCGCCAAACGGAAAACACTTG GCTGTCCCGTACACAACGAAAGTGACCATCTACAATGCCATTACGTTCCAGGAGATAGCTACAATTTCAAACGTTGATGTTGTTGACGCCATCGAG TGGTCTCCCGACTCTAAGCTGCTGTTGTGCGTGTTGCTAAAGCCTAAAATAGTTCAG GTGTGGCATCCGGAGGACACAACTTGGAAATGCAGGATATCGGAAGGGTCGCTCGGGCTCATCAGCGCATGCTGGAGTCCCGACAGTCAGCACATCTTAACAACAGCGGATTTTCAG ATCAGGACGACAGTCTGGTCTTTGGTAGAAAAGTCCGTGCTTTACTTGAAGCAAGCCAAGTTGCCTCTGTCTCTGCGTTCGTTCAGTCAGTCTGGAGAACATCTGGCGGTGGTTGAGCGAAGGGACGCCAAGGACTTCGTCAGCATCATCAATTGCAAGACATGGACTCTCGAACGG AATTTCACAGTGGCATCTGAAGACATCGCCGACCTCTTGTGGGCTCCAAATGCCGATACATTCTGCATATGGGAGTCTGCGAGAACAGGA TTTCAACTCTACGTTTACAACGCCGCCGGTGTTCAGCTTGCTTCGTTTGGCCTCAACGAGGAGATTATTGGTATCAAGTCACTCTCGTGGTCGCACTGCGGGCAGGTGGTTCTGCTTGAGAGCTTTGACGACAAG CTAATGCTGCTGGAGACGGTTGCTTGGGGCAAACTGTTCGACTACGTGCTCCCAGAAGTGCTGACAGACAATAGCATG ATTATATATAAAGAAGTCAAGACGAAACAAACCATAAAAAGGGGGCCAAAACCTATTGAAAGTTACT ACGAGGTTGTGCCTATTCGACCGGTGAGTCCCGGATACCTGATCAGCGTCAGTGACAGCGTGGATATGTTGTCGCAACAAACAGCAGCTAAGCTCAGCGCAAGTCAAAACTACCTGGCACGAATATCAG CAACGTTTCCAAATGTTGTCTTCATCTTGGACATCAGGAAGCTCGTCCTCACTGCCGTGCTGGTGCATCTGACCCCCGTAACCT GTATTGCCTGGGACTACCAATCGGACAAGCTCGCCATTTGTACCAATGCGAAGCACCTTTGCATGTGGACGCCCTCGAATGCACTCACGCTAGAGGTGCCCTGCAAAG GACCTTTTCACATCAAGAGTTGCCAGTGGAAT CCAGGCAGGAAAAGCCTCATAGTCCACGGACAAGATGCAGTTGTACTTTGCAGCCTCAGCCATTTGGACTGA